A portion of the Juglans microcarpa x Juglans regia isolate MS1-56 chromosome 1D, Jm3101_v1.0, whole genome shotgun sequence genome contains these proteins:
- the LOC121241598 gene encoding pyruvate, phosphate dikinase, chloroplastic isoform X1 translates to MKVPSTVKAMLVRSTPDVCNQRLLQGNKHVDRVHLFKETLRISRVGNARCHNTRYVSIVASGLKNTPPAGHEPLFQPQSRAQAIFTPVSDPTPTTEKRVFTFGKGKSEGNKGMKSLLGGKGANLAEMATIGLSVPPGLTISTEACQEYQLNGKKLPGGLWEEILEGLKTVEKDMGASLGDPSKPLLLSVRSGAAISMPGMMDTVLNLGLNDEVVSGLASKSGERFAFDSYRRFLDMFGDVVLGIPHSLFEEKLEKLKNSKGIKHDTELTASDLKELVEQYKNVYLETKGDNFPSDPKQQLQLAVKAVFDSWDSPRAIKYRSINQITGLKGTAVNIQCMVFGNMGNTSGTGVLFTRNPSTGENKLYGEFLVNAQGEDVVAGIRTPEDLDTMKSCMPEAYKELVENCEILERHYKDMMDIEFTVQENRLWMLQCRSGKRTGKGAVKIAVDMVSEGLVDMRSAIKMVEPQHLDQLLHPQFEDPTAYKDKVVAKGLPASPGAAVGQVVFRADDAEAWHAQGKSAILVRTETSPEDVGGMHAAAGILTARGGMTSHAAVVARGWGKCCVSGCSEISVNDNEKLVVIGDKVIQEGEWLSLNGSTGEVILGKQPLSPPALSGDLETFMSWADKIRRIKVMANADTPEDAVTARNNGAQGIGLCRTEHMFFASDERIKTVRKMIMAVTTEQRKAALNSLLPYQRSDFEGIFRAMDGLPVTIRLLDPPLHEFLPEGDLQQIVGELTAETGINEDEVFSRIEKLSEVNPMLGFRGCRLGISYPELTEMQARAIFQAAVSMSNQGVKVFPEIMVPLVGTPQELGNQVSLIRSVAKKVFSEMGSSLSYKVGTMIEIPRAALVADEIAKEAEFFSFGTNDLTQMTFGYSRDDVGKFLPIYIAQGILQNDPFEVLDQRGVGQLIKIATERGRAARPSLKVGICGEHGGEPSSIAFFAEAGLDYVSCSPFRVPIARLAAAQVAV, encoded by the exons ATGAAGGTGCCGTCAACGGTGAAAGCTATGCTGGTAAGAAGTACACCAGACGTTTGCAATCAGAGGCTGTTGCAGGGGAATAAACATGTGGATCGCGTTCATCTTTTCAAAGAAACCCTTCGCATTAGCCGAGTTGGGAACGCTCGCTGTCACAACACCCGGTATGTGAGTATCGTCGCGAGTGGGCTGAAGAACACTCCTCCGGCGGGACATGAGCCGCTATTCCAACCCCAATCCCGAGCGCAAGCCATCTTCACACCGGTGTCGGACCCTACTCCGACTACCGAAAAA CGAGTATTTACTTTTGGCAAAGGAAAAAGTGAAGGCAACAAGGGCATGAAATCCCTG TTGGGAGGGAAGGGAGCAAACCTTGCAGAAATGGCGACCATTGGGTTATCTGTACCACCAGGACTTACTATATCAACGGAAGCATGCCAAGAATATCAGCTGAATGGAAAGAAGTTGCCAGGAGGTTTATGGGAGGAGATATTGGAAGGCTTGAAGACTGTGGAAAAGGACATGGGTGCTTCCCTTGGCGACCCTTCCAAGCCCCTTCTCCTCTCAGTCCGCTCTGGTGCTGCA ATTTCCATGCCTGGCATGATGGACACTGTCCTCAACCTTGGACTCAATGATGAAGTAGTTTCTGGTTTGGCATCAAAAAGTGGAGAGCGCTTTGCTTTTGACTCGTACAGACGTTTTCTTGACATGTTTGGAGATGTT GTATTGGGAATTCCACACTCGCTATTTGAGGAGAAGTTAGAAAAGTTGAAGAATTCAAAAGGAATTAAACATGACACTGAGCTGACAGCCAGTGATCTCAAAGAGCTGGTGGAACAGTACAAGAATGTCTACCTTGAAACTAAGGGTGATAATTTTCCTTCAG ATCCAAAACAGCAATTACAGTTAGCAGTTAAAGCAGTTTTTGATTCTTGGGATAGCCCAAGGGCCATAAAATACCGGAGCATCAATCAGATAACTGGATTAAAGGGAACAGCAGTAAACATTCAATGCATGGTGTTTGGGAACATGGGAAATACTTCAGGGACAGGTGTTCTATTTACTAGGAATCCAAGCACCGGTGAGAACAAGCTCTATGGGGAGTTTCTAGTCAATGCTCAG GGAGAAGATGTTGTTGCTGGAATTAGGACGCCAGAAGACTTGGACACCATGAAAAGCTGCATGCCAGAAGCTTACAAGGAGCTTGTGGAGAACTGCGAAATTCTAGAGAGACATTACAAAGATATGATG GACATTGAATTCACAGTCCAAGAAAATAGGTTGTGGATGTTGCAATGCCGCTCTGGAAAACGTACCGGTAAAGGTGCAGTAAAGATAGCTGTAGACATGGTTAGTGAAGGGCTTGTTGATATGCGCTCTGCAATTAAAATGGTGGAGCCACAGCATCTTGACCAACTTCTTCATCCACAG TTTGAGGATCCAACTGCTTACAAAGACAAAGTGGTCGCCAAGGGCTTGCCAGCATCTCCAGGAGCTGCAGTGGGACAGGTCGTGTTCAGAGCTGATGATGCTGAAGCATGGCATGCACAAGGAAAGAGTGCCATCTTG GTGAGGACAGAGACCAGTCCAGAGGATGTTGGTGGTATGCATGCAGCTGCCGGGATCTTGACAGCTAGAGGTGGCATGACATCTCATGCAGCTGTTGTTGCACGTGGGTGGGGAAAGTGTTGTGTTTCCGGCTGTTCTGAAATCAGTGTAAATGACAATGAGAAG CTTGTCGTGATTGGAGACAAAGTAATTCAGGAAGGAGAATGGCTCTCGCTCAATGGGTCCACAGGTGAAGTGATATTGGGGAAACAGCCACTCTCACCTCCAGCTTTAAGTGGCGACTTGGAGACCTTTATGTCTTGGGCTGATAAAATAAGGCGTATCAAG GTTATGGCAAATGCTGATACACCTGAAGATGCAGTAACGGCAAGAAACAATGGTGCCCAAGGGATTGGCCTCTGCAGGACAGAGCACATG TTCTTTGCTTCAGATGAGAGGATAAAGACTGTGAGGAAGATGATAATGGCAGTTACGACAGAACAGAGAAAGGCAGCACTGAATTCATTATTACCGTATCAAAGATCTGACTTTGAAGGAATTTTCCGTGCAATGGACG GGCTTCCAGTAACAATACGACTGTTAGACCCTCCACTTCATGAGTTTCTTCCTGAAGGTGACCTACAACAGATTGTAGGTGAACTGACTGCAGAGACCGGAATAAATGAAGACGAAGTTTTTTCAAGAATTGAAAAGCTATCGGAAGTAAATCCCATGCTTGGTTTCCGTGGCTGCAG GCTAGGTATATCATACCCAGAACTCACTGAAATGCAGGCACGTGCAATATTTCAGGCTGCCGTCTCCATGAGCAACCAGGGTGTTAAAGTTTTTCCAGAGATAATGGTTCCCCTTGTAGGAACACCTCAG GAACTAGGAAATCAAGTGAGTTTAATACGAAGTGTTGCAAAGAAGGTGTTCTCTGAGATGGGATCCTCCTTGAGCTATAAGGTGGGGACCATGATCGAAATCCCTAGAGCTGCTCTGGTTGCGGATGAG ATTGCAAAGGAAGCAGAATTTTTCTCCTTTGGGACCAATGATCTTACACAGATGACCTTTGGTTATAGTAGAGATGATGTTGGCAAATTTCTCCCCATTTACATAGCTCAGGGCATCCTACAAAATGATCCCTTCGAG GTACTTGATCAAAGAGGAGTCGGTCAGCTCATCAAGATTGCCACAGAAAGGGGTCGTGCAGCTAGGCCCAGCTTAAAG GTTGGAATATGTGGAGAGCATGGCGGGGAACCGTCTTCCATTGCCTTCTTTGCAGAGGCTGGACTGGACTATGTTTCGTGTTCTCCATTCAG GGTTCCGATTGCTAGGCTTGCAGCTGCTCAAGTTGCTGTCTGA
- the LOC121241598 gene encoding pyruvate, phosphate dikinase, chloroplastic isoform X2 codes for MATIGLSVPPGLTISTEACQEYQLNGKKLPGGLWEEILEGLKTVEKDMGASLGDPSKPLLLSVRSGAAISMPGMMDTVLNLGLNDEVVSGLASKSGERFAFDSYRRFLDMFGDVVLGIPHSLFEEKLEKLKNSKGIKHDTELTASDLKELVEQYKNVYLETKGDNFPSDPKQQLQLAVKAVFDSWDSPRAIKYRSINQITGLKGTAVNIQCMVFGNMGNTSGTGVLFTRNPSTGENKLYGEFLVNAQGEDVVAGIRTPEDLDTMKSCMPEAYKELVENCEILERHYKDMMDIEFTVQENRLWMLQCRSGKRTGKGAVKIAVDMVSEGLVDMRSAIKMVEPQHLDQLLHPQFEDPTAYKDKVVAKGLPASPGAAVGQVVFRADDAEAWHAQGKSAILVRTETSPEDVGGMHAAAGILTARGGMTSHAAVVARGWGKCCVSGCSEISVNDNEKLVVIGDKVIQEGEWLSLNGSTGEVILGKQPLSPPALSGDLETFMSWADKIRRIKVMANADTPEDAVTARNNGAQGIGLCRTEHMFFASDERIKTVRKMIMAVTTEQRKAALNSLLPYQRSDFEGIFRAMDGLPVTIRLLDPPLHEFLPEGDLQQIVGELTAETGINEDEVFSRIEKLSEVNPMLGFRGCRLGISYPELTEMQARAIFQAAVSMSNQGVKVFPEIMVPLVGTPQELGNQVSLIRSVAKKVFSEMGSSLSYKVGTMIEIPRAALVADEIAKEAEFFSFGTNDLTQMTFGYSRDDVGKFLPIYIAQGILQNDPFEVLDQRGVGQLIKIATERGRAARPSLKVGICGEHGGEPSSIAFFAEAGLDYVSCSPFRVPIARLAAAQVAV; via the exons ATGGCGACCATTGGGTTATCTGTACCACCAGGACTTACTATATCAACGGAAGCATGCCAAGAATATCAGCTGAATGGAAAGAAGTTGCCAGGAGGTTTATGGGAGGAGATATTGGAAGGCTTGAAGACTGTGGAAAAGGACATGGGTGCTTCCCTTGGCGACCCTTCCAAGCCCCTTCTCCTCTCAGTCCGCTCTGGTGCTGCA ATTTCCATGCCTGGCATGATGGACACTGTCCTCAACCTTGGACTCAATGATGAAGTAGTTTCTGGTTTGGCATCAAAAAGTGGAGAGCGCTTTGCTTTTGACTCGTACAGACGTTTTCTTGACATGTTTGGAGATGTT GTATTGGGAATTCCACACTCGCTATTTGAGGAGAAGTTAGAAAAGTTGAAGAATTCAAAAGGAATTAAACATGACACTGAGCTGACAGCCAGTGATCTCAAAGAGCTGGTGGAACAGTACAAGAATGTCTACCTTGAAACTAAGGGTGATAATTTTCCTTCAG ATCCAAAACAGCAATTACAGTTAGCAGTTAAAGCAGTTTTTGATTCTTGGGATAGCCCAAGGGCCATAAAATACCGGAGCATCAATCAGATAACTGGATTAAAGGGAACAGCAGTAAACATTCAATGCATGGTGTTTGGGAACATGGGAAATACTTCAGGGACAGGTGTTCTATTTACTAGGAATCCAAGCACCGGTGAGAACAAGCTCTATGGGGAGTTTCTAGTCAATGCTCAG GGAGAAGATGTTGTTGCTGGAATTAGGACGCCAGAAGACTTGGACACCATGAAAAGCTGCATGCCAGAAGCTTACAAGGAGCTTGTGGAGAACTGCGAAATTCTAGAGAGACATTACAAAGATATGATG GACATTGAATTCACAGTCCAAGAAAATAGGTTGTGGATGTTGCAATGCCGCTCTGGAAAACGTACCGGTAAAGGTGCAGTAAAGATAGCTGTAGACATGGTTAGTGAAGGGCTTGTTGATATGCGCTCTGCAATTAAAATGGTGGAGCCACAGCATCTTGACCAACTTCTTCATCCACAG TTTGAGGATCCAACTGCTTACAAAGACAAAGTGGTCGCCAAGGGCTTGCCAGCATCTCCAGGAGCTGCAGTGGGACAGGTCGTGTTCAGAGCTGATGATGCTGAAGCATGGCATGCACAAGGAAAGAGTGCCATCTTG GTGAGGACAGAGACCAGTCCAGAGGATGTTGGTGGTATGCATGCAGCTGCCGGGATCTTGACAGCTAGAGGTGGCATGACATCTCATGCAGCTGTTGTTGCACGTGGGTGGGGAAAGTGTTGTGTTTCCGGCTGTTCTGAAATCAGTGTAAATGACAATGAGAAG CTTGTCGTGATTGGAGACAAAGTAATTCAGGAAGGAGAATGGCTCTCGCTCAATGGGTCCACAGGTGAAGTGATATTGGGGAAACAGCCACTCTCACCTCCAGCTTTAAGTGGCGACTTGGAGACCTTTATGTCTTGGGCTGATAAAATAAGGCGTATCAAG GTTATGGCAAATGCTGATACACCTGAAGATGCAGTAACGGCAAGAAACAATGGTGCCCAAGGGATTGGCCTCTGCAGGACAGAGCACATG TTCTTTGCTTCAGATGAGAGGATAAAGACTGTGAGGAAGATGATAATGGCAGTTACGACAGAACAGAGAAAGGCAGCACTGAATTCATTATTACCGTATCAAAGATCTGACTTTGAAGGAATTTTCCGTGCAATGGACG GGCTTCCAGTAACAATACGACTGTTAGACCCTCCACTTCATGAGTTTCTTCCTGAAGGTGACCTACAACAGATTGTAGGTGAACTGACTGCAGAGACCGGAATAAATGAAGACGAAGTTTTTTCAAGAATTGAAAAGCTATCGGAAGTAAATCCCATGCTTGGTTTCCGTGGCTGCAG GCTAGGTATATCATACCCAGAACTCACTGAAATGCAGGCACGTGCAATATTTCAGGCTGCCGTCTCCATGAGCAACCAGGGTGTTAAAGTTTTTCCAGAGATAATGGTTCCCCTTGTAGGAACACCTCAG GAACTAGGAAATCAAGTGAGTTTAATACGAAGTGTTGCAAAGAAGGTGTTCTCTGAGATGGGATCCTCCTTGAGCTATAAGGTGGGGACCATGATCGAAATCCCTAGAGCTGCTCTGGTTGCGGATGAG ATTGCAAAGGAAGCAGAATTTTTCTCCTTTGGGACCAATGATCTTACACAGATGACCTTTGGTTATAGTAGAGATGATGTTGGCAAATTTCTCCCCATTTACATAGCTCAGGGCATCCTACAAAATGATCCCTTCGAG GTACTTGATCAAAGAGGAGTCGGTCAGCTCATCAAGATTGCCACAGAAAGGGGTCGTGCAGCTAGGCCCAGCTTAAAG GTTGGAATATGTGGAGAGCATGGCGGGGAACCGTCTTCCATTGCCTTCTTTGCAGAGGCTGGACTGGACTATGTTTCGTGTTCTCCATTCAG GGTTCCGATTGCTAGGCTTGCAGCTGCTCAAGTTGCTGTCTGA